The Cataglyphis hispanica isolate Lineage 1 chromosome 5, ULB_Chis1_1.0, whole genome shotgun sequence genome has a segment encoding these proteins:
- the LOC126849787 gene encoding uncharacterized protein LOC126849787 gives MRSCYICKRKTTLHKFPKRTELRKKWIKACGFKEKADVSNLYICSYHFNLPHNLVIKKKMRLPPGAIPNNNAAINVTTSPEIVNHPTIKLSNVPIIKCTNISKLLEVKSTSSTLKIIDNDNAVQPISEISTSHLCSEEASSFSQKKRSFADVSEITISDVSTLRENFSSLKKRLLAKSRYVSKIIASDVSIPREDFSSLPKEHSFANVSEIITSDISTSRENFSSPKKRPFAYPRYVSEITISDVSTPRRAKKVINFVKKVNENKCKQIKSLQDQNRKLLMRVTTLQDLIFHLKESNLISDDAIDNLMISK, from the exons ATGCGATCTTGTtacatttgtaaaagaaaaacaacttTGCACAA atttcCGAAGAGAACAGAATTACGTAAAAAATGGATTAAAGCTTGcggatttaaagaaaaagctGATGTatccaatttatatatttgttcataTCACTTCAACTTACCTCataatttagttataaaaaagaaaatgaggtTACCTCCTGGAGCTATACCCAATAATAATGCAGCAATAAATGTAACTACCTCACCAGAAATAGTTAATCAtccaacaattaaattatcaaatgtgccaataataaaatgtacaaatatatctaaattactTGAAGTGAAAAGTACATCTTCAactcttaaaataatagataatgatAATGCAGTTCAACCAATATCAGAAATTTCCACTTCTCATTTAt gttCTGAAGAGGCTTCATCTTTTTCTCAGAAAAAACGCTCATTTGCAGACGTCTCAGAAATTACTATTTCTGATGTTAGTACactgagagaaaatttttcttctttgaaaAAACGCTTACTTGCAAAGTCTAGATATGTCTCCAAAATTATTGCTTCCGATGTTAGTATACCGAGAGAagacttttcttctcttccgaAAGAACATTCATTTGCAAATGTCTCAGAAATTATAACTTCTGATATTAGTACatcgagagagaatttttcttctccGAAAAAACGCCCATTTGCATATCCTAGATATGTCTCAGAAATTACTATTTCTGATGTTAGTACACCAAGAAGAGCAAAAAAAGtaatcaattttgttaaaaaagtgaatgaaaataaatgcaaacaaataaaatctttacaaGACCAAAACAGAAAACTTTTAATGCGAGTTACTACATTGCAAGATTTGATATTTCATTTGaaagaatcaaatttaatttctgatgATGCTATAG
- the LOC126849793 gene encoding transcription factor Adf-1-like, with protein sequence MDHDSYHYASSYQDEDEDFDYGNKNEMSGDALLISLVRDYPYLYNKELTDFKDSLKKQNAWVEIASVMDMTVEDCQSRWMRLRERYSREKKQQEETTTGSGASKRKTFEFFDNMQFLKRFVKRRKTMTNIYKMKNKSVSPVIGSSNLQKNFDSHDEKGNNSSSQNVATLNKPLIKSIVDLTSDSAQHIGSVKVVMFFKFICTYRGIHRIMLKFFLFLMTL encoded by the exons ATGGATCATGATTCATATCATTATGCTTCGTCATATCAAGACGAGGACGAAGATTTTGATTATgggaataaaaatgaaatgagcGGAGATGCTTTGCTGATCTCTTTAGTTCGTGATTatccttatttatataataaggaGTTGACTGATTTTAAAGATAGCCTCAAAAAACAGAATGCTTGGGTAGAAATAGCAAGTGTCATGGATATGACAG tgGAAGATTGTCAATCTAGATGGATGCGACTGAGGGAACGCTATTCACgtgaaaaaaaacaacaagaaGAAACAACCACCGGAAGTGGagcatcaaaaagaaaaacatttgaattttttgacaatatgCAATTCCTAAAACGATTTGTTAAAAGGAGAAA aACGATGACCAACATATACAAGATGAAAAACAAAAGTGTATCTCCGGTAATAGGATCTTCAAATCTACAAAA GAATTTTGACTCACACgatgaaaaaggaaataattcaTCTTCTCAAAATGTGGCTACTTTAAATAAACCGTTAATAAAAAGCATCGTAGATTTAACAAGTGACAGCGCGCAGCATATAGGGTCAGTAAAAGttgttatgttttttaaattcatatgtaCATACAGAGGCATACatagaataatgttaaaattttttttgtttttaatgacTCTTTAA